One window from the genome of Cyclobacterium amurskyense encodes:
- a CDS encoding CvpA family protein, whose protein sequence is MSTIDIIILGMLAVGAFSGYRQGLFIGILSILAFFVGIILAFRFMNWGAELLTDKVESLTFMLPFVAFVLIFLAVTISIRILAYIVKKALDLTILGTFDSFAGAILGIFKWSIMISLLIWVANSFEFQVPSEMKKDAVIYPVIVPVAPTMVAVLDDYTPIIDTAIATIKELVNSSSSDIVN, encoded by the coding sequence TTGAGCACGATAGACATCATTATATTGGGCATGCTGGCTGTAGGGGCCTTTAGTGGCTACCGGCAGGGGCTCTTTATTGGGATTTTGTCTATCCTGGCTTTTTTTGTGGGTATAATTCTAGCATTTCGCTTTATGAACTGGGGGGCAGAGCTTCTTACCGATAAGGTAGAAAGCCTGACCTTTATGCTGCCTTTTGTGGCCTTTGTTTTGATCTTTTTGGCCGTAACGATATCAATCCGAATATTGGCCTATATTGTCAAAAAGGCCCTTGACCTGACCATATTGGGTACATTTGACAGCTTTGCTGGTGCTATTTTGGGTATCTTTAAATGGAGCATCATGATTAGCCTGCTGATATGGGTAGCCAATTCCTTTGAATTTCAGGTGCCCTCAGAAATGAAAAAAGACGCGGTGATCTATCCGGTAATAGTCCCTGTTGCACCTACGATGGTGGCTGTGCTAGATGATTATACTCCTATCATTGATACGGCAATCGCCACGATCAAGGAACTTGTAAATAGCTCTTCCAGTGATATTGTTAATTGA
- a CDS encoding anthranilate synthase component II, with amino-acid sequence MILLIDNFDSFSHILADYFRRTGEKVTVLRNNVSLKEVQTYDFSALVISPGPETPDKAGNLMEILAHYYDKVPVLGICLGHQALGTFFGAGLVRSPWPMHGKISTVCRTKNHEVLMGLPEHFNVTRYHSLELENIPDCMELILEGEKGEIMALAHKYLPILGIQFHPEAHLTEHGQQLIQNWINLISELKTAQIHR; translated from the coding sequence GTGATATTGTTAATTGATAACTTCGATTCCTTTTCCCACATTCTGGCTGATTATTTCAGAAGAACGGGTGAAAAGGTTACCGTATTGCGGAACAATGTAAGCCTGAAAGAGGTACAAACTTATGATTTTTCCGCTTTGGTTATTTCACCGGGACCGGAAACTCCTGATAAAGCGGGAAACCTCATGGAAATTCTTGCCCACTATTATGACAAAGTCCCTGTTTTGGGGATTTGTCTGGGACATCAGGCCCTAGGTACTTTTTTCGGGGCAGGTTTGGTGAGAAGTCCCTGGCCCATGCACGGTAAAATTTCTACTGTTTGCAGGACAAAGAATCATGAAGTGTTGATGGGTTTGCCTGAACATTTTAATGTTACCCGATATCATTCTTTAGAGCTAGAAAATATTCCGGATTGTATGGAGCTAATTCTTGAAGGGGAAAAAGGAGAAATTATGGCACTTGCTCATAAATACCTGCCTATTTTAGGGATTCAGTTTCATCCGGAAGCCCACCTTACCGAGCACGGACAACAACTTATTCAAAACTGGATAAATCTTATTAGTGAATTAAAAACAGCACAAATCCATCGTTAA
- a CDS encoding CBS domain-containing protein: protein MRAIEFINNLIPPLKFTDKVKLGLSWMEEIRTDILPVVDKGAFKGFITDEIIYELNDPELNIEYIDLIGTASIVQEDRHIYEVLRVSSENQVSMVAVLDKELKYLGVVTQEGAISAFTESISIQSQGGVLILSMFMTDYSLYDIARVVESENAKILSSFISDDPLDDSKIKVTLKIDQVELRHIKATLERFGYRVIDQYQEEDGISSDQDRLGNLMRFLDI, encoded by the coding sequence ATGCGGGCGATAGAATTTATAAACAACCTTATACCTCCCCTAAAATTTACTGACAAAGTAAAGTTAGGCCTTTCCTGGATGGAAGAGATCAGGACGGACATACTTCCCGTGGTAGATAAGGGCGCGTTTAAGGGTTTTATTACAGATGAAATCATTTATGAGCTCAATGACCCTGAACTGAATATAGAATACATAGACTTGATAGGGACTGCAAGTATTGTGCAGGAGGACCGTCATATTTATGAAGTTTTAAGGGTGTCTTCTGAAAATCAGGTGAGTATGGTGGCTGTTTTAGACAAAGAGCTAAAGTACTTGGGGGTAGTTACGCAAGAGGGAGCTATTTCTGCATTTACTGAGAGCATCTCGATTCAGTCCCAAGGTGGGGTATTGATCTTATCTATGTTTATGACAGATTATAGTCTGTACGACATAGCCCGGGTAGTAGAATCCGAAAACGCAAAAATTCTAAGCAGCTTCATCTCCGATGACCCCCTTGATGACAGTAAAATCAAAGTAACACTAAAAATTGACCAAGTTGAGCTTCGGCACATCAAGGCTACGCTGGAACGTTTTGGCTACAGGGTTATTGACCAATACCAAGAGGAAGATGGTATAAGTAGTGATCAGGACCGTCTGGGCAACTTGATGAGATTTTTAGATATCTGA
- a CDS encoding NAD kinase, which translates to MNILLHGINISPQFQTCIHQLIRSFVESGSKVQLTKNLFNSIKKSGGLSSEVTALVGKEGLSAIDVVISIGGDGTLLDTISLIGAYETPVLGINTGRMGFLATIAKEDIAAAVKDLLENRYSLEDRSLVRLESSVPLFKGLNFGLNEFTIHKRDTSSMITVHTYIDGDYLNSYWADGLIVSTPTGSTGYSLSCGGPLISPLAKNFVITPVSPHNLNVRPIVVSDDSEISFKIEGRSEKFLVSLDSRSTPIDASVELKIKKEIFVAKLVKFHNYSFFDTLRQKLNWGYDMRN; encoded by the coding sequence ATGAACATATTACTTCACGGTATTAATATTTCCCCCCAATTTCAAACCTGTATTCACCAATTGATTCGCTCTTTTGTAGAAAGTGGATCAAAAGTACAGTTGACCAAAAACTTATTTAACTCTATTAAAAAGAGTGGAGGACTAAGTTCTGAGGTAACTGCGCTGGTTGGGAAAGAAGGATTGTCGGCAATTGATGTGGTCATTTCCATTGGTGGAGATGGCACCTTATTGGACACCATTTCCCTTATTGGAGCTTATGAAACGCCTGTTTTGGGAATCAATACAGGGAGAATGGGGTTTTTGGCTACCATAGCCAAAGAAGACATTGCTGCTGCTGTAAAGGACTTATTGGAAAATCGGTACTCATTGGAAGACAGGAGTTTAGTAAGACTTGAGTCAAGTGTTCCCCTATTTAAAGGGCTTAACTTTGGCTTGAATGAGTTTACCATTCACAAAAGAGATACTTCTTCGATGATCACCGTACATACCTATATAGATGGAGATTACCTTAATAGTTATTGGGCAGATGGGCTCATCGTATCTACACCTACTGGCTCTACTGGTTACTCGCTGAGTTGTGGAGGGCCCTTGATATCACCCCTTGCCAAAAACTTTGTGATCACCCCTGTAAGTCCGCACAACCTGAATGTCAGACCAATTGTGGTTTCTGATGACAGCGAAATCTCCTTTAAAATAGAGGGAAGGAGTGAAAAATTCCTTGTATCTTTAGATTCCAGATCTACGCCTATAGATGCGTCAGTGGAACTGAAAATCAAAAAAGAAATATTTGTAGCGAAGCTTGTTAAGTTTCACAATTACAGCTTCTTTGACACCCTGAGACAAAAATTGAACTGGGGATATGACATGAGAAACTAG
- the porG gene encoding type IX secretion system protein PorG, which produces MNKSRFYTLALSAVLAILSLGTTQMAKAQQHEIGLGLGAGTYTGDILRIIDPNQLGIQGTLFGRRNFDNAWSLRAGFTVSRLNGADSISPIDGVAMTRNAFFKGTMAEVSATMEFHFLDYMSHRSTTRFSPFGFFGLGYGLFYGQGQSYQADPFPGNYAVGTVIVPFGAGIKYKLKDRVLLSFEGGAKATFSDNLDKIGDETLYLPRYRIDPGTGNQVLDPASINFGNQSDRDWYYFLGFTISYSFHQIKCY; this is translated from the coding sequence TTGAATAAATCCAGGTTTTACACATTAGCACTATCGGCTGTCTTGGCCATTTTAAGTTTGGGAACTACCCAAATGGCAAAGGCCCAACAGCATGAGATAGGATTAGGATTAGGAGCAGGAACCTATACCGGAGATATCCTTCGGATTATAGACCCTAACCAACTTGGTATTCAAGGAACGTTATTTGGCAGACGAAATTTTGACAATGCATGGAGCTTAAGAGCAGGCTTTACCGTATCTCGGCTTAACGGGGCGGATAGCATAAGTCCAATTGATGGGGTGGCTATGACCAGAAATGCCTTTTTTAAAGGTACTATGGCTGAAGTTTCCGCAACAATGGAGTTCCATTTTCTGGATTATATGAGCCACAGGTCTACTACCAGGTTTTCCCCATTTGGCTTTTTTGGTCTAGGATATGGATTGTTTTACGGTCAGGGCCAATCTTATCAAGCCGACCCATTTCCTGGAAACTATGCAGTAGGTACTGTAATTGTTCCCTTTGGGGCAGGCATTAAGTACAAACTAAAGGACCGTGTTTTACTTTCTTTTGAAGGTGGAGCTAAAGCAACCTTTTCGGACAATCTGGATAAAATTGGCGATGAGACCTTATATTTGCCTCGATATAGAATTGACCCTGGCACAGGAAATCAAGTGTTAGACCCCGCAAGCATAAATTTTGGCAATCAATCTGACCGTGATTGGTATTATTTTTTGGGCTTTACCATCAGCTATTCTTTTCATCAGATCAAGTGCTACTAG
- a CDS encoding isoprenyl transferase — protein sequence MKEVIDKGNIPRHIAIIMDGNGRWAQKKGAMRIFGHRNALSAVRDAIEGSAELGVDYISLYAFSTENWSRPKEEVDALMGILVEAITDEVPTMMKNNIRLETIGDIDSLPKSCKEHLKMGKEKTKGNTGMTVVLALSYSGRWEIEQAVIKIVKKVVDGELPADAINQDMIGKHLNTADIPDPELLIRTSGEIRISNFMLWQLAYTELYFTEVLWPDFRKKNLHEAILAFQKRERRFGKTGDQTKASN from the coding sequence ATGAAGGAAGTGATTGACAAGGGCAATATACCCCGGCATATAGCAATAATAATGGATGGCAATGGGCGTTGGGCGCAAAAGAAAGGCGCTATGCGAATATTTGGTCATAGAAATGCCCTGTCTGCAGTAAGGGATGCCATTGAAGGATCAGCAGAATTGGGAGTAGATTACATATCCTTGTATGCCTTCTCTACAGAAAACTGGTCAAGACCCAAAGAAGAGGTAGATGCGCTTATGGGAATTCTGGTAGAAGCAATTACCGATGAGGTACCTACCATGATGAAAAACAATATCAGGTTGGAAACAATTGGTGATATTGATAGTTTGCCCAAATCATGCAAAGAACACCTGAAAATGGGAAAAGAAAAAACCAAGGGCAATACCGGGATGACCGTAGTGCTGGCCTTGAGTTATAGTGGACGTTGGGAAATAGAACAGGCTGTTATAAAAATTGTCAAAAAAGTAGTTGACGGTGAATTACCGGCAGATGCTATCAATCAAGATATGATTGGAAAACATTTGAATACTGCCGATATACCAGATCCAGAACTGCTGATCAGAACCAGTGGTGAAATTAGGATCAGTAACTTTATGTTATGGCAATTGGCCTATACAGAATTATATTTCACAGAGGTCCTTTGGCCGGATTTCCGGAAAAAGAATTTGCATGAAGCCATACTTGCCTTTCAAAAAAGGGAAAGAAGGTTTGGAAAAACAGGAGACCAAACAAAGGCCTCTAATTGA